In Tubulanus polymorphus chromosome 2, tnTubPoly1.2, whole genome shotgun sequence, a single window of DNA contains:
- the LOC141899257 gene encoding AP-5 complex subunit beta-1-like, with the protein MCAYRLASDNHLSELANFRLCPSAFLSVHQITDHQTFVLDVLQVLCSENVSDPKKVHLLSLLQEYGTTLLPNKDSVEQTVASLQDIFTQNRDTSSTMFRSQLLITITCILTAGEFLEQLPLLFKSFVDILLDVVSRVNQPAAAALRGNACQCLQEMEVCYPGILCSKIDHFYQMCQLETTFMCHNYMSLFVTTLKNCIDTIVSSHQSVDDNILVDILCNRKEPLKPLILPTDLSLVQLQNKDMNLDDKTMPINVETKELKKVISYVMDNTSVLTAPSHYSTLVQLTLIIKKTPQFSPSIFKPHLLRFMGTMDVNLFYMVFFFKLHFGRDLISEQQSQLLINRLLQTLHHPSISAWLRLLLYEWFLHFPDDEDEISSESVLPVQLDYTQYAPFFPTVFDGVDTKMKKLDVLSLCFRPGPQPDSASAILMSCLVSLHKVVHYGVGGSAVSALFRILFVFYQRHRHSTLAVEIQKYVLGIVMEQPKFSPYAVDFLSSVQTTDPKSSLPLDILTALTKQIVTTPVEQILPNIQYYLMTLEVAIQRPEINPNDTIRFLQQVLDSSDILECGIWSLGNSILAVCHSILQSHDTKRVFIELGDLLCCMFKDYADIDIRDRAKFLYAMMVTLSSKKLSTILLKNPSSHKAINLANLVTGESNFPAAQPIVHLEEAVIELKKLDDPISPARNENIPDVEDTKLLNLYWSVVHDKSKTSSISKTYQIQLKSTSTFQTVYAVLMKFTSNPKYASLNEVYLPVLESEIDGVTVDLEFKPLEPSPATFDASVTFTTDGFGHYSCHTQPLVLEFSDLFQVIGLSAGVTNTAQRALIFDNLWKTFTEKQNLAGSNCAESLRYIPVCKNILSKVVKNRLHQFLMDSSDPDILKVGIFLLPRYHLLLQFKLSEEDCVVFIATDYWQMLPQVDKFLEYLPVKNKTN; encoded by the exons GTCCTATGCTCGGAAAATGTCAGCGACCCGAAGAAAGTTCACCTGCTGTCACTTCTACAGGAATATGGAACAACGCTTTTACCCAATAAAGATAG TGTGGAACAAACTGTGGCTTCTTTACAAGATATATTCACACAGAATCGAGACACCTCCAGTACAATGTTCAGAAGTCAACTGTTGATTACTATTACATGCATTCTGACAGCTGGGGAATTTTTG GAGCAGCTTCCGTTGCTGTTCAAGTCTTTTGTCGATATCCTATTGGATGTAGTGTCGAGAGTCAATCAACCAGCCGCTGCTGCGCTCAGAGGCAATGCCTGTCAATGTTTACAAGAAATGGAAGTCTGTTATCCG GGCATCCTGTGCAGCAAAATCGATCACTTTTATCAAATGTGTCAGTTAGAAACGACATTCATGTGTCACAATTACATGAGTTTATTCGTCACTACTTTGAAGAACTGTATCGATACGATTGTTTCCAGTCATCAAAG TGTGGACGATAATATCCTGGTAGATATTTTATGTAACAGGAAAGAACCTTTAAAG CCTCTAATTTTGCCTACAGACTTGTCTCTTGTACAGCTTCAAAACAAAGACATG AACTTAGATGATAAAACGATGCCTATCAATGTGGAAACGAAGGAACTAAAAAAAGTAATATCTTATGTCATGGATAACACGTCAGTGTTAACTGCACCTAGCCACTATTCCACTTTAGTCCAGTTGACTCTTATCATCAAGAAAACGCCACAGTTTTCACCATCA ATTTTCAAGCCTCATCTTTTGAGATTCATGGGTACTATGGATGTAAATCTATTCTATATGGTATTTTTCTTCAAG TTGCATTTCGGAAGGGATTTGATTAGCGAACAACAAAGTCAACTGTTAATCAACCGGCTTCTTCAAACTCTTCATCATCCGTCAATTTCTGCTTGGTTACGATTGTTGTTGTATGAGTGGTTCTTACACTTTCCGGATGATGAG GATGAAATCTCCTCTGAATCAGTTCTCCCAGTACAGCTAGACTACACTCAGTACGCGCCATTCTTTCCTACTGTATTTGATGGTGTCGatacgaaaatgaaaaagctTGATGTACTGAGTCTATGCTTCAGACCCGGACCTCAACCAG ACTCGGCCTCTGCAATATTGATGAGCTGTTTAGTGTCTCTACATAAAGTTGTTCATTACGGCGTTGGTGGAAGTGCAGTATCAGCGTTGTTTAgaattttgtttgtgttttatcAGCGACACAGGCATTCAACTTTGGCTGTTGAAATACAAAA ATATGTTCTTGGAATAGTGATGGAACAACCTAAGTTCTCACCATATGCTGTAGATTTCCTTAGTTCAGTACAGACCACAGATCCGAAAAG TTCACTACCTTTGGACATATTGACAGCTCTTACAAAACAGATAGTTACAACTCCTGTGGAACAAATACTGCCAAATATTCAGTATTATCTCATGACTTTAGAAGTTGCCATACAACGTCCAGAAATCAATCCAAAT GATACTATTCGATTCCTACAACAAGTTTTGGACTCTTCAGATATCTTGGAATGCGGCATTTGGTCCCTAGGAAACTCAATACTGGCTGTTTGTCACAGTATTCTTCAATCTCACGATACAAAACGTGTATTCATAG agCTTGGTGATTTGCTTTGTTGTATGTTCAAAGATTATGCCGATATTGACATTCGCGATCGGGCTAAGTTTTTGTACGCTATGATGGTCACTTTATCAAGTAAAAAG CTGTCTACCATACTTTTAAAGAATCCATCCAGTCACAAAGCTATCAATCTGGCAAATCTAGTCACAG GCGAATCTAATTTTCCTGCTGCTCAACCGATTGTTCACCTTGAAGAAGCAGTAATTGAACTGAAAAA ACTTGACGATCCTATTTCACCAGCAAGAAATGAAAACATTCCAGATGTAGAGGATACTA AACTACTTAACCTGTATTGGAGTGTTGTACATGACAAAAGCAAAACATCATCAATCTCAAAAACGTAccaaattcaattgaaaagtaCCTCCACTTTTCAAACTGTCTATGCAGTACTCATGAAATTCACGTCTAATCCAAAATACGCTAGTCTAAATG AGGTTTATTTACCAGTTCTAGAATCAGAGATAG ATGGAGTAACAgtagatttagaattcaaGCCGTTAGAACCTTCACCTGCAACGTTCGATGCTAG CGTCACGTTTACAACTGATGGATTCGGTCATTATAGCTGTCACACTCAACCGCTTGTACTAGAATTCTCAGATTTATTTCAAGTTATCGGGCTGTCTGCTGGAGTCACGAATACGGCCCAACgcgctttgatatttgataatctGTGGAAAACGTTTACCGAGAAACAAAATTTGGC GGGCAGTAATTGCGCCGAGAGCCTGCGTTACATTCCTGTCTGTAAAAATATACTGTCAAAAGTCGTCAAAAACAGATTGCATCAATTCCTGATGGACAGTTCAG ACCCTGACATTTTAAAAGTTGGTATTTTCCTGTTACCTCGCTATCACTTATTGCTTCAATTTAAACTGTCTGAAGAGGATTGTGTGGTGTTCATCGCAACGGACTACTGGCAAATGCTACCTCAAGTGGATAAATTCCTTGAATATCTAcctgtgaaaaataaaacaaactgA
- the LOC141900800 gene encoding solute carrier family 2, facilitated glucose transporter member 8-like, whose protein sequence is MSVVVDATAAVSDMGVERAVDSKYRGSSKNQIFATLFSCLGSLCFGYAVGYSSPAVPDMEWNQVMAADQLAWFSSLLNIGGMIGSFLVGGMLDRFGRKKTILLTTIPFIVGWGLITISGSVALFYIGRTLTGVGSGIISAAVAVYITEISTSEMRGTLASCGQLFITIGILIAYAGGLALGWKMLALLAVAFPALLILSLSSMPETPRWLLMNGARNEAKAALSWLRGRHVDVEGELRDIEESINLKEPPVSLSEFRRPELKMPLKISLLIALFQQLGGINAIMFYAVNIMLKAGFKESGNLAAVIIGAVQVVATVFSVFLMDRLGRRTLLTLGGLTMGLSCTVFGYYFYSESQSYAWIPLLCVMVYVVGFSLGWGPIPALVMSELFPVKARSKASSMTTLTMWTFSFIITKEFEFMQQVLGKSGVFWFFGSSCFIGVAFILKYLPETKGKSLEDIELYFLGKSLRS, encoded by the exons ATGTCCGTTGTCGTTGATGCCACCGCCGCTGTCAGTGATATGGGTGTTGAACGAGCTGTAGACTCGAAATATCGCGGTTCTTCGAAGAATCAAATATTTGCAACGCTGTTCTCGTGTTTGGGGTCGTTATGTTTCGGTTACGCGGTCGGGTACTCATCCCCGGCCGTTCCCGATATGGAATGGAACCAAGTAATGGCAGCCGATCAACTAGCTTGGTTTTCCAGTCTGCTGAATATTGGAGGGATGATTGGCAGTTTTCTAGTTG GTGGGATGCTCGATAGATTCGGACGCAAAAAGACGATCTTGTTGACGACGATACCGTTCATCGTCGGTTGGGGGCTGATAACGATATCGGGTTCCGTGGCGTTGTTTTATATCGGTCGCACGTTGACCGGCGTCGGTAGCGGAATAATCAGCGCGGCCGTCGCCGTCTACATCACCGAGATATCGACGAGCGAAATGCGCGGAACTTTAGCCAGTTGCGGCCAGCTGTTCATCACGATCGGTATTTTAATCGCGTACGCCGGCGGATTGGCGCTCGGTTGGAAGATGTTGGCGTTGCTCGCCGTCGCGTTTCCGGCGCTGTTGATTTTGTCGTTGTCGTCGATGCCGGAGACGCCGCGCTGGTTATTGATGAACGGCGCGCGCAACGAGGCGAAGGCGGCGTTGTCGTGGCTGCGCGGACGGCACGTCGACGTCGAGGGCGAACTACGCGACATCGAAGAGAGCATCAACCTGAAAGAGCCGCCGGTTTCGTTGTCGGAATTCCGTCGACCCGAGTTGAAGATGCCATTGAAAATAAGCCTTCTGATCGCGTTGTTTCAACAATTAGGCGGAATAAACGCGATCATGTTCTACGCCGTAAATATCATGCTGAAAGCCGGCTTCAAAGAAAGTGGAAACCTGGCCGCTGTTATTATCGGTGCCGTGCAAGTCGTCGCGACCGTATTTTCGGTATTCCTGATGGATCGTCTCGGTCGACGAACTCTGCTCACCCTCGGCGGTCTGACGATGGGTCTCAGTTGTACGGTGTTCGGCTATTATTTCTACTCGGAAAGCCAATCGTACGCTTGGATACCGTTGTTGTGCGTGATGGTGTACGTCGTCGGTTTCTCTCTCGGCTGGGGTCCTATACCGGCGCTCGTCATGTCCGAATTGTTCCCGGTGAAAGCGCGATCGAAGGCCAGTTCGATGACGACGCTGACGATGTGGACGTTCTCTTTCATTATCACCAAAGAATTCGAATTCATGCAACAAGTTCTCGGCAAGTCGGGCGTGTTCTGGTTCTTCGGGTCGTCTTGTTTCATCGGCGTCGCGtttattctgaaatatctaccCGAAACTAAAGGAAAGTCTCTCGAAGATATCGAACTATACTTTCTCGGGAAATCGTTGAGGTCTTAA
- the LOC141899662 gene encoding uncharacterized protein LOC141899662, whose protein sequence is MMKGPVELIEDSSQSNMNSDNSANEFSEYMWMGEELEEFDRQVEEQFWQEQFWETYLDELMEGENGDDKVELLQMMDMLSFQDHPQPSATAGPETSNASATSGLSNNHQHSTASASFSSNSTSSNARGSTLNPNAPEFIPRNVSPVNAADR, encoded by the exons ATGATGAAGGGACCAGTTGAGCTTATTGAGGATTCTTCTCAGTCGAATATGAACAGCGATAACTCGGCGAATGAATTTTCCGAGTATATGTGGATGGGTGAAGAACTCGAAGAATTCGACCGGCAG GTCGAAGAACAGTTCTGGCAGGAACAGTTTTGGGAGACTTATTTGGACGAGTTGATGGAAGGAGAGAACGGCGATGACAAGGTCGAACTTCTGCAGATGATGGACATGCTTTCATTCCAAGATCATCCGCAGCCGAGCGCCACCGCCGGGCCTGAGACGAGTAACGCTAGTGCGACGAGTGGCTTGAGTAACAATCATCAGCATTCTACTGCATCTGCTTCATTTTCGAGCAATTCAACCTCGTCAAAT GCTCGCGGCAGTACGTTAAATCCAAACGCTCCCGAATTCATTCCGCGGAACGTTTCGCCGGTCAACGCCGCCGACAGATGA
- the LOC141900867 gene encoding phosphatidylserine decarboxylase proenzyme, mitochondrial-like isoform X2 gives MYRGSAFAGTRSLVWKYCDRNCLLRSKKSPCDLDVSRLICERSVHIAATTASKSRFGGKLFLITIPAGFGLGFMAYEAFVINEKTTTVTLYRKMPLKAISRLWGKMNNMNLPKWLRSPALKFYIWMFGCNIEEAAIEDLKHYKNLGEFFRRPLKPDVRPVNPAYSVTSPADGKILHYGLVDNGHLEQVKGIRYSLHGFLGPTTWSEDTRREAAAPVVVGDDESNANARSISEREYEQSIKTNPENELYHCVIYLAPGDYHRFHSPTEWNVCYRRHFPGELLSVSPGIARWVQGLFNFNERAVYYGSWVHGFFSMTAVGATNVGSIKVNFDEDLVTNCGRRWKEGTYFDRGFTNNNGKGIAIKKGDEFGEFNLGSTIVLIFEAPKDFKFEINEGQKIRYGEPVGCIS, from the exons ATGTATCGTGGAAGTGCATTCGCTGGCACCAGAAGCCTTGTTTGGAAGTATTGCGATCGCAACTGTTTGCTTCGTTCGAAAAAGTCGCCATGCGATCTCGATGTGTCACGCTTGATATGTG AACGATCAGTTCATATTGCCGCTACGACAGCTTCTAAGTCGCGATTCGGCGGCAAACTGTTCCTGATAACAATACCCGCCGGATTTGGACTGGGTTTTATGGCATACGAGGCTTTCGTGATCAATGAGAAAACTACAACA GTGACGCTTTACCGAAAAATGCCGTTGAAAGCGATCTCGCGACTTTGGGGCAAAATGAACAACATGAATCTGCCGAAGTGGTTGCGATCGCCGGCGCTGAAGTTCTACATCTGGATGTTCGGGTGTAATATCGAAGAAGCTGCGATCGaagatttgaaacattataaAAATCTGGGCGAATTTTTTCGCCGCCCGTTGAAGCCGGATGTTCGACCGGTGAATCCCGCTTATAGTGTC ACTAGTCCGGCTGATGGTAAGATTCTACACTACGGCCTCGTCGACAACGGTCACCTCGAACAGGTGAAAGGCATCCGTTATTCACTGCATGGATTTCTCGGACCGACGACGTGGAGCGAAGATACGCGCCGCGAAGCCGCCGCACCCGTCGTAGTCGGCGACGACGAATCGAATGCGAACGCGCGTTCGATATCGGAGCGAGAATACGAACAATCGATCAAAACGAATCCGGAGAACGAATTATACCATTGCGTTATATACTTAGCGCCGGGCGATTATCATCGATTTCACTCGCCGACCGAGTGGAACGTCTGCTATAGGCGTCATTTTCCAG GTGAATTGTTGAGCGTTAGTCCCGGTATAGCGCGTTGGGTACAAGGTTTGTTTAATTTCAACGAGCGAGCGGTTTACTACGGTTCGTGGGTTCACGGCTTCTTTTCGATGACCGCCGTTGGTGCTACGAATGTCGGTTCGATCAAGGTCAACTTCGACGAG GATCTCGTAACGAACTGTGGTAGAAGGTGGAAAGAGGGCACATACTTCGATCGAGGCTTTACGAACAACAACGGAAAAGGTATCGCAATCAAGAAAGGCGATGAATTCGGTGAATTCAACCTCGGATCGACGATCGTTCTCATATTCGAAGCGCCGAAAGACTTTAAATTCGAAATCAACGAAGGACAGAAAATTAGATACGGTGAACCAGTTGGTTGTATATCTTAA
- the LOC141900867 gene encoding phosphatidylserine decarboxylase proenzyme, mitochondrial-like isoform X1, producing MEPLDFVIGFAICAVVVIALPLAVILRIRRRRSRAAIDNLDNSRRKNRRDELCRESRRADSDDTGDLFEISVTQPVRVVKPKKRVQHAPMRSRYSYYSHQQPHLHQQQRTGLAMRRLWSRLKRYNSNVTYRSFYMIRLLFRIFTLNYALRGFKRRNSRRRFNKKVTLYRKMPLKAISRLWGKMNNMNLPKWLRSPALKFYIWMFGCNIEEAAIEDLKHYKNLGEFFRRPLKPDVRPVNPAYSVTSPADGKILHYGLVDNGHLEQVKGIRYSLHGFLGPTTWSEDTRREAAAPVVVGDDESNANARSISEREYEQSIKTNPENELYHCVIYLAPGDYHRFHSPTEWNVCYRRHFPGELLSVSPGIARWVQGLFNFNERAVYYGSWVHGFFSMTAVGATNVGSIKVNFDEDLVTNCGRRWKEGTYFDRGFTNNNGKGIAIKKGDEFGEFNLGSTIVLIFEAPKDFKFEINEGQKIRYGEPVGCIS from the exons ATGGAGCCGCTCGATTTCGTTATCGGATTCGCTATCTGCGCCGTCGTGGTCATCGCTTTACCTTTGGCGGTGATTCTAAGGATTCGACGTCGTCGTAGTCGCGCGGCGATTGACAATCTTGACAATTCGCGACGTAAAAACCGCCGCGACGAACTTTGTCGCGAATCGCGCCGGGCCGATTCGGACGATACGGGCGACCTGTTCGAAATCAGCGTCACGCAACCCGTACGAGTTGTCAAACCGAAGAAACGCGTTCAGCACGCGCCGATGCGTTCGAGGTATTCGTATTACAGCCACCAGCAGCCGCATCTGCATCAGCAACAACGAACTGGGCTCGCGATGCGACGGCTGTGGTCCAGACTGAAGCGGTACAACAGTAACGTGACGTATAGAAGTTTTTACATGATCCGGTTGCTGTTCAGAATTTTCACGTTGAACTACGCGCTGCGCGGATTTAAACGTCGAAACTCGCGAAGACGATTTAATAAAAAG GTGACGCTTTACCGAAAAATGCCGTTGAAAGCGATCTCGCGACTTTGGGGCAAAATGAACAACATGAATCTGCCGAAGTGGTTGCGATCGCCGGCGCTGAAGTTCTACATCTGGATGTTCGGGTGTAATATCGAAGAAGCTGCGATCGaagatttgaaacattataaAAATCTGGGCGAATTTTTTCGCCGCCCGTTGAAGCCGGATGTTCGACCGGTGAATCCCGCTTATAGTGTC ACTAGTCCGGCTGATGGTAAGATTCTACACTACGGCCTCGTCGACAACGGTCACCTCGAACAGGTGAAAGGCATCCGTTATTCACTGCATGGATTTCTCGGACCGACGACGTGGAGCGAAGATACGCGCCGCGAAGCCGCCGCACCCGTCGTAGTCGGCGACGACGAATCGAATGCGAACGCGCGTTCGATATCGGAGCGAGAATACGAACAATCGATCAAAACGAATCCGGAGAACGAATTATACCATTGCGTTATATACTTAGCGCCGGGCGATTATCATCGATTTCACTCGCCGACCGAGTGGAACGTCTGCTATAGGCGTCATTTTCCAG GTGAATTGTTGAGCGTTAGTCCCGGTATAGCGCGTTGGGTACAAGGTTTGTTTAATTTCAACGAGCGAGCGGTTTACTACGGTTCGTGGGTTCACGGCTTCTTTTCGATGACCGCCGTTGGTGCTACGAATGTCGGTTCGATCAAGGTCAACTTCGACGAG GATCTCGTAACGAACTGTGGTAGAAGGTGGAAAGAGGGCACATACTTCGATCGAGGCTTTACGAACAACAACGGAAAAGGTATCGCAATCAAGAAAGGCGATGAATTCGGTGAATTCAACCTCGGATCGACGATCGTTCTCATATTCGAAGCGCCGAAAGACTTTAAATTCGAAATCAACGAAGGACAGAAAATTAGATACGGTGAACCAGTTGGTTGTATATCTTAA